In the Chitinophagales bacterium genome, one interval contains:
- a CDS encoding T9SS type A sorting domain-containing protein has protein sequence MKFLSLRILLLLSSMPLLSQAQETVTVMAYNLLNYEGIQADSALRNPYFRKIMQEVKPDLLVCEEIVVYSAIQGFVANVMNDSADIYSLGAFITGFDTNKALIYRNEKFTFISNKAIKTDLRDINEFTVIHKASGDTLRLYAVHLKASSSASDEAQRALEVDSLRKRTNALPAGSDFIVCGDFNIYSSNETPYQKLMQDNATDDGNFNDPLPVSGNFNTSANAKYHTQSPRVRSFGGGVTGGMDDRFDMILFSNAIMEAGGISYVPGSTVPYGNDGNHYNDSINRPPNTAVSMEIANALHQASDHIPIIAKLQFEVTGDEPIVSQQTAVSVFPNPFNEEVTFAFSPLPSSDIEFFLTDIVGRVVERQQFHASAKLILQLSSLKDGIYFYHLKIKGQVLQGKIARQ, from the coding sequence ATGAAGTTTCTCTCCCTCAGAATCCTGTTGCTTCTCTCATCGATGCCATTGCTTTCACAGGCCCAGGAAACGGTAACTGTGATGGCCTATAATCTCCTGAACTATGAAGGTATCCAGGCCGATTCCGCTCTGCGCAATCCTTATTTCAGGAAGATTATGCAAGAAGTGAAACCGGACCTGCTTGTATGTGAAGAGATTGTTGTGTATTCGGCCATACAGGGATTCGTGGCCAACGTGATGAATGACTCCGCCGATATATATTCACTGGGCGCCTTCATAACCGGTTTTGATACCAATAAAGCCCTCATCTATCGAAATGAAAAGTTCACATTTATCAGCAACAAGGCAATAAAAACTGATTTGCGGGATATCAATGAGTTTACCGTTATTCATAAAGCAAGTGGCGATACCCTGCGTCTTTATGCGGTTCATCTGAAAGCCAGTTCTTCAGCCAGCGATGAAGCGCAGCGTGCTTTGGAAGTGGATTCGCTGCGGAAACGGACGAATGCATTGCCGGCGGGTTCTGATTTTATTGTGTGTGGTGATTTTAATATCTATTCATCCAATGAGACACCATATCAAAAACTGATGCAGGATAATGCCACGGATGATGGTAATTTCAACGATCCGCTGCCTGTCAGTGGCAACTTCAATACTTCAGCCAATGCTAAGTATCATACGCAATCACCACGTGTGCGCAGCTTCGGCGGTGGAGTGACAGGTGGCATGGATGATCGTTTTGATATGATACTTTTCAGCAATGCGATCATGGAGGCAGGCGGCATCAGCTATGTTCCCGGCAGTACGGTACCCTACGGTAATGACGGCAATCACTATAATGATTCCATCAACAGGCCACCCAATACGGCAGTGAGCATGGAAATAGCGAATGCATTGCACCAGGCGTCGGATCATATTCCCATCATTGCGAAACTACAGTTTGAGGTAACCGGTGATGAACCTATTGTTTCACAACAAACAGCAGTATCCGTATTTCCGAATCCTTTTAATGAAGAAGTAACGTTTGCGTTTTCACCTTTACCATCATCGGACATTGAGTTTTTTCTGACCGACATTGTAGGAAGGGTGGTGGAACGGCAGCAATTTCATGCTTCAGCC